TATTTGAATGGTGATTCCTAGAAAATTACGTTATTCATTTAACACAAAAGTACTAGTATATGAGAAGAATATGGTACAAAGgttcttttttattaatattttcgTATTCGAATAATATCCGGGCTACATTTGATAATATACGGAAGGAAGCTCATTTAATCTTTTTCATTAAGTGACAGTGCAAGCTATGAAACAAATTTTCTTCACATCCTCACATCACACATGTTTACCATTTGATTTGAAACACTCATTACAGGCTTGGGATACAATATATTAACACAGTTAATACACATTATCGAAGAGTATTACTACCACACCTAAACGGTATAGGCTTTTCATACCACCAACCACAACTCCcaattaaataaaatttgttCTATCTTCCCATAGATGAAATAAAAGCTGAGTCGAAAAATCCGAACCTTATCATCAAATACGTCGACGTCAGTTCATTGAAGTCGGTCCGAGAGTTCGCAAAGGACATCATCGACACGGAGCAGGTGATCGATGTTCTCATTCATAACGCTGGTGTGGCACAAGGGTACTTCAATCGGCCAACCGCCGATGGACTGGAATTCACCATGGCTACCAATTACTATGGACCGTTCTTGTTGACGCATCTGTTAATCGAACCCCTGAAACGTTCGCAACAGGGTCGAATTGTGGTGGTATCTTCGAAACTTTACCGCTACGCCGGAGTTAAACGAGATCTGAGTAACATCAACCCGCTGAACTATTTCTCCCTGTTTCCGGTTCATTTGTACAATCTGTCCAAGTTTGTTGAGATCATGTTCACCCAGGAGTTGGCTCGACGTCTAGAGGGAACCCGTGTCACGGCCAACTGCTTGCATCCAGGGGTGATCGATACGGGTATCTGGCGCAATATCCCATTCCCGATAAGTCTACTGTTTAAACCCATTCAGATGTGCTTCCGGACGCCGGAAGAAGGTGCCAGGACGACGGTTTATTTGACCATTTCGCCTGATGTAGAACAGATTAGTGGACAGTACTTTCGCAATTGTAAAGTGACGGAACTCAACCAGCGAGTACAAGATAAGGAGATACAGGGTAAACTTTGGGATGCCTCTCGAGTTTTGGTGAAACTAACAGAGGATGATTCTAGGATTTAGGTAGACTTGTGCACAACATATATATGTTTTACTTCTCACAGCTTTAAGTGTTAACTCAAGGGATTTGGTTAAGATGCAATATAGAATTAATTGAAATTATTAAGCATTCATTTATTTCAGTTTTATTCCGAAGTATGATACTATTTTCTAAAAAAGTGACCATTGATTCCATAATGGGCCCTTATATATAATAGGTTATATCGATTTCGTGAACTTCGGTCTATgtccagaataaaaaaaaaagattcattGTATAgagaaataaaacacacaaaTTTGGTAGAAAAGTTTCTCGGCCGTGATAGAGTAACCAAAATGCAGATAAGAACACTTGTTAgacattaaaatatttttttacatgcaACTATGTTTTACTTTTTATTAaacagttttatttagcttgactgGTTTGtaatttgaatgtttgtatgtctatagcgatgtcccacattaatacaaacagcgttgccaatgtttcagttcaaattggatttttccagttttttttctcgatacagtcaaacagttaaatcctaaaatcttccagtttttcgaaatattatccagttttatccacttttttatatttgtgcttcagttttacccatcTTATATAAAATAAAGCCACAATATATAAACAttatccctccctcaccctGTTAAAACtgttgaaataactttttctgCATATAACTTTAACAAAACGAAGAATATGTATAGGCAGGGGATCATTATGATGGAAGGTATAAGGCTACGAAAAACTACGAAAACTACTTTTCACGGGGAGTAATCAGGAGAGATAAAAAAAGAGAATATAAAGTTGAAATATAACCACATAATGTACGAAAAGCTTAAAAGTAGTGCCAGAAAGAGCgaagaagaacaagaaaaaCTAAGGAAAACATGTAAAGTTTGTATATgttacaataaatattttatcaaAGAATTGGGGTTATTTACTAATGTGGCATACAGGAAAACCTCTATCGCTTAACTTTTATCCCATTCCACAGCCTActctttgagtttatataaatatcagatGTTCTAGGACCTTCAAAACATTCTAAAATTTAACCCAAATGATCTATCACTTCAACTACGATTGGTGAAATGTTCATAGTAATAAATCTCACACAAAATGGTTTATAGAGCCCTCGTGCTGGCTTTGAGTGTATGAACACATCAGATGTTCTAGTTCCTT
The Toxorhynchites rutilus septentrionalis strain SRP chromosome 2, ASM2978413v1, whole genome shotgun sequence genome window above contains:
- the LOC129768392 gene encoding retinol dehydrogenase 14 isoform X1, which produces MACRNMETAKQARDEIKAESKNPNLIIKYVDVSSLKSVREFAKDIIDTEQVIDVLIHNAGVAQGYFNRPTADGLEFTMATNYYGPFLLTHLLIEPLKRSQQGRIVVVSSKLYRYAGVKRDLSNINPLNYFSLFPVHLYNLSKFVEIMFTQELARRLEGTRVTANCLHPGVIDTGIWRNIPFPISLLFKPIQMCFRTPEEGARTTVYLTISPDVEQISGQYFRNCKVTELNQRVQDKEIQGKLWDASRVLVKLTEDDSRI